One segment of Pseudomonas sp. FP2196 DNA contains the following:
- a CDS encoding DUF3010 family protein, protein MNICGIEIKGSEAIIAVASLDGTTLSHIALSTKKIALDDDDEAANVKRFAAQVASFVRENSIDRIAIKKRSKKGEFAGGPTTFKIEGVFQLLDGCEVTLLSPQTINAQAKKHNFELPGTLNKYQHEAYKAACSALVKK, encoded by the coding sequence ATGAACATCTGCGGCATCGAAATCAAAGGCAGCGAAGCGATCATCGCCGTAGCCTCCCTCGACGGTACGACCCTGAGTCATATCGCCCTCAGCACCAAGAAAATCGCCCTCGACGATGACGACGAAGCGGCCAACGTCAAACGCTTCGCTGCGCAGGTCGCGTCGTTTGTGCGGGAGAACTCGATTGACCGGATTGCGATCAAGAAGCGCAGCAAGAAGGGCGAGTTTGCCGGTGGGCCGACGACCTTCAAGATTGAAGGCGTGTTTCAGCTGCTCGATGGTTGTGAGGTGACGTTGCTGTCGCCGCAGACGATCAATGCGCAGGCCAAGAAGCACAATTTCGAGCTGCCGGGGACGCTGAACAAGTATCAGCATGAGGCTTACAAGGCCGCTTGCTCAGCGCTGGTGAAGAAGTAA
- a CDS encoding GlxA family transcriptional regulator — protein sequence MSQDFYFLLMPGFSAIGFISAIEPLRVANRFRGELYRWHVLSADGGAVLASNGMSVNADAALEPLKKGATLLVVAGFEPLKFATPTLEHWLRRLDNEGVTLGAIDTGSFVLAEAGLLDGHRLTLHWEAIDAFKESYPQLSVTQELFEIDRRRITSAGGTASIDLMLDLIAQAHGPQLAIQVSEQFVLGRIRPRKDHQRMEVATRYGISNKKLVHVIGEMEQHSEPPLTTLALAESIKVTRRQLERLFRLHLNDTPSNFYLRLRLEKARQLLRQTDMSVLEVSIACGFESPSYFTRSYRAKFARCPREDRRTAQA from the coding sequence ATGTCCCAGGATTTCTACTTTTTGCTGATGCCGGGGTTCTCCGCCATCGGCTTTATTTCCGCGATCGAACCGCTGCGCGTGGCCAACCGCTTCCGTGGCGAGTTGTATCGCTGGCATGTGTTGAGCGCTGACGGTGGGGCAGTGCTGGCGAGTAACGGCATGTCGGTCAACGCCGACGCGGCGCTGGAGCCGCTGAAGAAAGGTGCGACGTTGTTGGTGGTGGCCGGCTTCGAACCGCTGAAGTTCGCCACGCCGACGCTGGAGCATTGGCTGCGGCGGCTGGATAACGAAGGCGTGACCCTCGGCGCCATCGACACCGGCAGCTTCGTCCTCGCCGAGGCCGGCCTGCTCGACGGCCATCGCCTGACCCTGCACTGGGAAGCCATCGACGCCTTCAAGGAATCTTATCCACAGCTCAGCGTGACCCAGGAGCTGTTCGAGATCGACCGTCGGCGCATCACCTCGGCCGGCGGCACCGCTTCCATCGACTTGATGCTCGACCTGATCGCCCAGGCCCACGGCCCGCAATTGGCGATCCAGGTCAGCGAGCAGTTTGTGTTGGGGCGCATTCGTCCGCGCAAAGACCACCAACGCATGGAAGTCGCCACGCGCTACGGCATCAGCAACAAGAAGCTGGTTCATGTGATTGGCGAGATGGAGCAGCACAGCGAACCGCCGCTGACCACGCTGGCGTTGGCGGAATCGATCAAAGTGACCCGGCGCCAACTTGAGCGCTTGTTTCGGCTGCATCTGAACGACACGCCGAGCAATTTCTATCTGCGCTTAAGGCTGGAGAAGGCTCGGCAGTTGTTGCGCCAGACGGATATGAGCGTGCTTGAAGTCAGCATTGCCTGCGGCTTTGAATCACCGTCCTACTTCACCCGCAGTTACCGGGCGAAGTTCGCACGCTGTCCGCGAGAAGACCGGCGTACTGCCCAAGCTTGA
- a CDS encoding choline ABC transporter substrate-binding protein, with product MKRLISSCVLALSGTAFLSASVMAAEPASCQNVRMGVVNWTDVIATSAMTQVLLDGLGYSTKQTSASQQIIFAGIRDQRLDLFLGYWNPLMTQTITPFVDANQVKVLDAPSLKDARATLAVPTYLADKGLKTFADIAKFEKELGGKIYGIEPGSGANTQIKAMITKNQFGLGKFQLVESSEAGMLAAVDRAVRRKEAVVFFGWAPHPMNVNVKMTYLTGSDDALGPNEGMATVWTVTAPKYAEQCPNIGRLLTNLTFTAEDESRMMQPLLDHKDAFESARQWLKDHPQDKQRWLEGVTTFDGKPAVENLQLTSK from the coding sequence ATGAAACGACTGATCAGCAGCTGTGTTCTTGCACTCAGCGGTACCGCTTTCTTGAGCGCCAGCGTCATGGCGGCCGAACCCGCGTCTTGCCAGAACGTGCGCATGGGCGTGGTCAACTGGACCGACGTGATCGCCACCAGTGCCATGACCCAGGTGCTGCTCGACGGCCTCGGCTACAGCACCAAACAAACCAGCGCGTCCCAGCAAATCATCTTCGCCGGGATTCGCGACCAGCGTCTGGACCTGTTCCTCGGCTACTGGAACCCGCTGATGACCCAGACCATCACTCCGTTCGTCGATGCCAATCAGGTCAAAGTCCTCGACGCGCCGAGCCTCAAAGACGCCCGCGCCACCCTCGCGGTGCCGACCTATCTGGCCGACAAGGGCCTGAAGACGTTCGCCGACATCGCCAAATTCGAGAAAGAACTCGGCGGCAAGATCTATGGCATCGAGCCGGGTTCGGGCGCCAATACCCAAATCAAGGCAATGATCACCAAAAACCAGTTCGGCCTCGGCAAGTTCCAGTTGGTCGAGTCCAGCGAGGCCGGCATGCTCGCCGCCGTCGATCGCGCCGTGCGCCGCAAAGAGGCCGTGGTGTTCTTCGGCTGGGCGCCGCACCCGATGAACGTCAACGTCAAGATGACCTACCTCACCGGCAGCGACGACGCCCTCGGCCCGAACGAAGGCATGGCCACCGTGTGGACGGTCACCGCGCCGAAATACGCCGAACAGTGCCCGAACATCGGCCGTCTGCTGACGAACCTGACGTTCACCGCCGAAGACGAGAGCCGGATGATGCAGCCGCTGCTCGATCACAAGGACGCCTTTGAGTCGGCCAGGCAATGGCTCAAGGATCACCCGCAAGACAAACAGCGCTGGCTCGAAGGTGTGACCACGTTCGATGGCAAACCGGCCGTTGAAAATCTCCAGCTGACCAGCAAATGA
- a CDS encoding 3-keto-5-aminohexanoate cleavage protein: protein MNHDVIITCALTGAGDTTAKSPHVPVTPKQIAAAAVEAAKAGATVVHCHVRDPQTGKFSRDVALYREVMERIREADVDIIVNLTAGMGGDLEIGAGENPMEFGPNTDLVGPLTRLAHVEALLPEICTLDCGTLNFGDGDTIYVSTPAQLRAGAKRITELGVKAELEIFDTGHLWFAKQMIKEGLLDNPLFQLCLGIPWGAPADTTTMKAMVDNLPADAVWAGFGIGRMQMPMAAQAVLLGGNVRVGLEDNLWLDKGVLATNGQLVERATEILSRLGARVLSPAEGRKKMGLTQRG, encoded by the coding sequence ATGAACCACGACGTCATCATCACCTGCGCACTTACCGGTGCTGGCGACACGACCGCCAAGAGCCCCCACGTGCCGGTCACCCCGAAACAGATCGCAGCCGCCGCCGTGGAAGCGGCCAAGGCCGGTGCCACCGTCGTGCACTGCCACGTGCGCGATCCGCAAACCGGCAAGTTCAGCCGTGACGTGGCGCTGTACCGCGAAGTGATGGAGCGCATCCGCGAGGCGGACGTCGACATCATCGTCAACCTCACCGCCGGCATGGGTGGCGACCTGGAGATCGGCGCTGGCGAGAACCCGATGGAGTTCGGCCCGAATACCGATCTGGTCGGGCCGCTGACTCGCCTGGCTCACGTCGAAGCGTTGCTGCCGGAAATCTGCACCCTCGATTGCGGCACCCTCAACTTCGGCGATGGCGACACCATTTACGTCTCGACCCCAGCGCAACTGCGGGCGGGTGCCAAGCGCATTACCGAGTTGGGCGTTAAAGCCGAACTGGAAATTTTCGACACCGGTCACCTGTGGTTCGCCAAGCAGATGATCAAGGAAGGCCTGCTCGACAACCCGCTGTTCCAACTGTGCCTGGGCATCCCGTGGGGCGCCCCGGCGGACACCACCACCATGAAAGCCATGGTCGATAACCTGCCGGCCGACGCGGTGTGGGCCGGGTTCGGGATCGGTCGGATGCAGATGCCGATGGCGGCGCAAGCGGTGCTGCTTGGCGGCAACGTGCGGGTCGGCCTGGAAGATAACCTGTGGCTGGACAAAGGCGTGCTGGCGACCAACGGCCAATTGGTTGAACGCGCCACCGAGATCCTCAGCCGCCTCGGTGCCCGGGTGCTAAGCCCGGCGGAGGGCCGCAAGAAAATGGGCCTTACCCAGCGCGGTTAA
- a CDS encoding L-carnitine dehydrogenase, producing MSFITEIKTFAALGSGVIGSGWVARALAHGLDVVAWDPAPGAEAALRKRVANAWGALEKNGLAPGASQDRLRFVATIEECVRDADFIQESAPERLELKLELHSKISAAAKPNALIGSSTSGLLPSEFYESSTHPERCVVGHPFNPVYLLPLVEVVGGKNTAPEAVQAAMKVYESLGMRPLHVRKEVPGFIADRLLEALWREALHLVNDGVATTGEIDDAIRFGAGLRWSFMGTFLTYTLAGGDAGMRHFMSQFGPALQLPWTYLPAPELTDKLIDDVVDGTSEQLGERSISALERYRDDCLLAVLEAVKATKEKHGMSFSE from the coding sequence ATGAGCTTTATCACCGAAATCAAAACCTTCGCCGCGCTGGGCAGCGGTGTCATCGGCAGCGGTTGGGTAGCTCGCGCCCTCGCCCATGGCCTGGATGTAGTCGCCTGGGACCCAGCACCCGGCGCCGAAGCGGCGCTGCGTAAACGCGTAGCCAATGCCTGGGGCGCACTGGAGAAAAACGGCCTGGCGCCGGGCGCTTCGCAGGATCGGCTGCGCTTTGTCGCGACCATCGAGGAGTGCGTGCGCGATGCCGATTTCATTCAGGAAAGCGCCCCGGAACGTCTGGAACTGAAACTGGAACTGCACAGCAAAATCAGCGCGGCGGCAAAACCCAACGCACTGATCGGCTCCAGCACCTCGGGCCTGTTGCCAAGCGAGTTCTACGAGAGCTCAACCCACCCGGAACGCTGTGTGGTCGGGCATCCGTTCAACCCGGTTTACCTGCTGCCACTGGTGGAAGTGGTCGGCGGCAAAAACACCGCGCCCGAGGCCGTGCAAGCGGCGATGAAAGTCTACGAATCCCTCGGCATGCGCCCACTGCATGTGCGCAAGGAAGTTCCAGGCTTCATCGCCGACCGTTTGCTCGAAGCGCTATGGCGCGAGGCGCTGCACCTGGTCAACGATGGCGTGGCGACCACAGGCGAGATCGACGATGCGATCCGTTTTGGCGCCGGTTTGCGCTGGTCATTCATGGGTACGTTTTTGACTTATACACTGGCGGGCGGTGATGCCGGTATGCGCCACTTCATGTCGCAATTCGGCCCGGCGTTGCAGTTGCCGTGGACGTATCTGCCGGCGCCAGAGTTGACCGACAAGTTGATCGATGACGTCGTCGATGGCACCAGTGAGCAGCTTGGCGAGCGCAGCATTTCGGCGCTGGAGCGCTATCGTGATGATTGCTTGCTGGCGGTGCTTGAGGCGGTGAAGGCTACCAAGGAAAAGCATGGGATGAGTTTTAGCGAGTGA
- a CDS encoding thioesterase family protein, which produces MPTLNTYQTRIIPDWVDYNGHLRDAFYLLIFSYATDALMDRLGMDSNNREASGNSLFTLELHLNYLHEVKLATDVEVRTQIIGHDSKRLHLYHSLHKTGEDQELAGNEQMLLHVDLAGPRSAPFSADTLSRLQAIVAEQVDLPAPAYIGRVIALPPAR; this is translated from the coding sequence ATGCCCACCCTAAACACCTATCAAACCCGCATCATCCCCGACTGGGTCGACTACAACGGCCACCTGCGCGATGCCTTCTATCTGCTGATCTTCAGCTACGCCACCGACGCCCTGATGGATCGTCTCGGCATGGACAGCAACAACCGCGAAGCCAGCGGCAATTCACTGTTCACCCTCGAACTGCACCTCAATTACCTGCACGAAGTGAAGCTCGCCACCGACGTCGAAGTGCGCACACAAATCATCGGCCACGACAGCAAACGCCTGCACCTCTATCACAGCCTGCACAAGACCGGAGAAGACCAGGAACTGGCGGGCAATGAGCAAATGCTGCTCCACGTCGACCTCGCCGGCCCGCGCTCGGCGCCGTTCAGTGCCGACACCCTGAGCCGCTTGCAAGCCATTGTCGCCGAGCAGGTCGACCTGCCCGCCCCGGCTTACATCGGCCGCGTCATCGCCCTGCCACCCGCCCGGTAA
- a CDS encoding gamma-butyrobetaine dioxygenase: MNTAAAVADFRTYPLISALSGVQSLADRVSIAWADGRISPFHHVWLRDNCPCEQCVYNVTREQVFESVDAAENLAPVAAYIDTGGCLRIDWQDGHLSRFDPGWLRAHAYDDESRAERLAAKPKPYLWRSDLQLPVFDYSALMNDNAALLQWLLAVRDIGLTQVRGVPTETGSLKLIAQRISFIRESNFGVLFNVQSKADADSNAYTAFNLPLHTDLPTRELQPGLQFLHCLVNDAEGGESIFVDGFAIADALREEDPASFQALCEIAVEFRNKDRHSDYRCLAPIIALDALGRVAEIRMANFLRGAFDTSVEQMPRLYRAYRRFIAMTREPRFRLIQRLNAGELWCFDNRRTLHARNAFDPATGARHFQGCYVDRDELLSRILVLQR; encoded by the coding sequence ATGAACACCGCTGCCGCTGTTGCCGACTTCCGTACTTATCCGTTGATCAGCGCGCTGAGCGGCGTGCAGAGCCTGGCGGATCGCGTTTCGATTGCCTGGGCCGATGGCCGCATCAGCCCGTTTCATCATGTCTGGTTGCGGGATAACTGCCCGTGCGAACAGTGCGTCTACAACGTCACCCGCGAACAGGTTTTCGAGAGCGTCGATGCCGCCGAGAATCTGGCCCCTGTTGCTGCTTATATCGACACCGGAGGCTGTCTGCGCATTGACTGGCAGGACGGTCATCTCAGCCGCTTCGATCCGGGCTGGCTGCGCGCCCACGCTTATGATGACGAATCCCGCGCCGAACGCCTGGCCGCCAAACCCAAACCTTATCTTTGGCGCAGTGACTTGCAGTTGCCGGTGTTCGATTACTCGGCGCTGATGAACGACAACGCAGCGCTGCTGCAATGGCTGCTCGCCGTGCGCGATATTGGTCTGACTCAGGTGCGCGGCGTGCCCACCGAAACCGGCTCGCTGAAACTCATCGCGCAGCGTATTTCCTTCATCCGCGAAAGCAACTTCGGCGTGCTGTTCAACGTGCAATCCAAAGCCGACGCCGACAGCAACGCCTACACCGCTTTCAACTTGCCACTGCACACGGATTTGCCGACACGCGAGCTGCAACCGGGGCTGCAGTTTCTGCATTGCTTGGTGAACGACGCCGAGGGTGGCGAGAGCATCTTTGTCGACGGGTTTGCGATTGCCGATGCCTTGCGTGAAGAAGACCCGGCGTCGTTTCAGGCACTGTGTGAAATCGCGGTGGAGTTTCGCAACAAGGATCGTCATAGCGACTATCGCTGCCTGGCGCCGATCATCGCTTTGGACGCCTTGGGACGCGTAGCGGAAATCCGCATGGCAAACTTTCTGCGCGGCGCGTTCGATACGTCGGTCGAGCAAATGCCACGGTTGTACCGGGCTTATCGACGCTTTATCGCGATGACTCGCGAGCCGCGATTTCGGTTGATACAGCGACTCAATGCGGGGGAGTTGTGGTGTTTCGATAACCGCCGTACGTTGCATGCGCGCAATGCGTTTGATCCCGCCACCGGGGCGCGGCATTTTCAGGGCTGCTATGTCGACCGGGATGAGTTGTTGTCGCGGATTCTCGTGTTGCAGCGCTAG
- a CDS encoding GlxA family transcriptional regulator encodes MTSFNSGAQPQNRAPQSIGFLLLDNFTLISLASAVEPLRMANQLSGRELYRWSTLTVDGGQVWASDGLQITPDASMHKAPPLDTVIVCGGIGIQRTVTREHVSWLQSQARQSKRLGAVCTGSWALACAGLLDGFDCSVHWECLAAMQEAFPRVAMSTRLFTLDRNRFTSSGGTAPLDMMLHLISRDHGRELSAAISEMFVYERIRNEQDHQRVPLKHMLGTNQPKLQEIVALMEANLEEPIDLDELAVYVAVSRRQLERLFQKYLHCSPSRYYLKLRLIRARQLLKQTPMSIIEVASVCGFVSTPHFSKCYREYFGIPPRDERVGSNTTQQVAMLPLPQAIVMSPLSGPMSALSQARNESTFASVRL; translated from the coding sequence ATGACGTCGTTCAACTCCGGGGCCCAACCCCAGAACCGTGCGCCTCAATCCATCGGCTTTCTGCTGCTGGACAATTTCACGCTGATTTCCCTGGCTTCCGCAGTCGAACCTCTGCGCATGGCCAACCAATTGTCCGGTCGGGAGCTGTATCGCTGGAGCACCCTCACCGTCGATGGCGGTCAGGTGTGGGCCAGTGACGGTCTGCAAATCACCCCCGACGCCTCCATGCACAAGGCGCCGCCGCTGGACACCGTGATCGTCTGCGGCGGCATCGGTATTCAACGCACCGTTACCCGTGAGCACGTCTCATGGCTGCAAAGCCAGGCGCGTCAGTCCAAGCGTCTCGGCGCGGTGTGCACCGGCAGTTGGGCGCTGGCCTGCGCCGGCCTGCTCGACGGTTTCGATTGCAGCGTGCACTGGGAATGTCTGGCGGCGATGCAGGAAGCTTTCCCGCGCGTTGCCATGAGCACCCGTCTGTTCACCCTCGACCGTAACCGTTTCACCAGCTCCGGCGGCACCGCGCCGCTGGACATGATGCTGCACCTGATCAGCCGCGATCACGGCCGTGAACTGTCCGCCGCGATCTCCGAGATGTTCGTCTACGAGCGCATCCGCAACGAACAGGATCACCAGCGCGTGCCGCTCAAGCACATGCTTGGCACCAACCAGCCGAAGTTGCAGGAAATCGTCGCGTTGATGGAGGCAAATCTGGAAGAGCCGATCGACCTCGACGAACTGGCGGTGTACGTCGCCGTGTCGCGTCGACAGCTTGAGCGCCTGTTCCAGAAGTACCTGCATTGCTCGCCGTCACGCTACTACCTCAAGCTGCGTCTGATCCGCGCCCGGCAACTGCTCAAGCAGACACCGATGTCGATCATCGAAGTGGCTTCGGTGTGTGGTTTCGTGTCGACGCCGCACTTCTCCAAGTGCTACCGCGAATACTTCGGCATTCCGCCGCGTGACGAGCGCGTGGGTTCCAATACGACACAGCAAGTGGCGATGCTGCCGCTGCCGCAGGCGATCGTGATGTCGCCGTTGTCGGGGCCGATGTCGGCGTTGAGCCAGGCGCGGAACGAGTCTACGTTTGCCAGTGTAAGGCTGTAG
- a CDS encoding L-serine ammonia-lyase, with the protein MAISVFDLFKIGIGPSSSHTVGPMRAAALFVESLRSKHQLEQVRRVEVQLFGSLSATGIGHGSDNAVIMGLMGEWPDAIDPSQIGPRIQALRETHTLLLDGRLSVPFVWARDMRLIDENLPFHPNAMTLVAEGDHGELHRDTYYSVGGGFVVDEAQASSGVVDLDRTELPYDFSSAVELLELCKKNNLRVAELMMANEKVWRSEEEIRAGLMTLWRAMQDCVEQGLKHEGILPGGLNVRRRAAKLHRSLQELNKPNVIGSTLSAMEWVNLFALAVNEENAAGGRMVTAPTNGAAGIIPAVLHYFMKFSEAVTDANVVDYLLGAAAVGILCKKNASISGAEVGCQGEVGSACAMAAAGLAEILGATPEQLCNAAEIGLEHNLGLTCDPVGGLVQVPCIERNAIAAVKAINAAQMALRGDGQHFISLDRVIRTMRDTGADMHDKYKETSRGGLAVSAVEC; encoded by the coding sequence ATGGCTATCAGCGTTTTCGACCTGTTCAAAATCGGCATCGGCCCTTCCAGTTCTCACACCGTCGGGCCAATGCGCGCCGCGGCATTGTTTGTCGAGTCGCTGCGCAGCAAGCATCAGTTGGAGCAGGTGCGCCGGGTTGAAGTGCAGCTGTTCGGCTCACTGTCGGCCACCGGCATCGGTCACGGCAGCGACAACGCGGTGATCATGGGCCTGATGGGCGAATGGCCGGACGCAATCGACCCTTCACAGATCGGCCCGCGCATCCAGGCCTTGCGTGAAACTCACACCCTGCTTTTGGATGGTCGCCTGTCGGTGCCGTTTGTCTGGGCTCGCGACATGCGCCTGATCGACGAGAACCTGCCGTTCCACCCCAACGCCATGACCCTGGTTGCCGAGGGCGATCACGGTGAACTGCATCGCGACACCTACTATTCAGTCGGCGGCGGTTTTGTCGTAGATGAGGCGCAGGCGTCCAGCGGTGTGGTCGATCTGGATCGCACCGAGTTGCCTTATGACTTTTCCAGCGCCGTCGAGCTGTTGGAACTGTGCAAAAAGAACAACCTGCGCGTTGCCGAATTGATGATGGCCAACGAAAAGGTCTGGCGCAGTGAAGAAGAAATTCGCGCCGGACTGATGACGCTGTGGCGGGCGATGCAGGATTGCGTCGAGCAGGGCCTGAAACACGAGGGCATCCTGCCTGGTGGTTTGAATGTGCGGCGGCGCGCAGCGAAGTTGCATCGCAGTCTGCAAGAGTTGAACAAGCCCAATGTGATCGGCTCGACCCTGAGTGCGATGGAGTGGGTCAACCTGTTTGCACTCGCCGTCAATGAAGAAAACGCCGCCGGCGGGCGTATGGTCACGGCACCGACCAATGGTGCGGCGGGGATCATCCCGGCGGTGTTGCACTACTTTATGAAGTTCAGCGAAGCGGTGACTGACGCCAACGTGGTCGATTACTTGCTGGGCGCGGCGGCGGTGGGAATTCTGTGCAAGAAGAACGCCTCGATCTCCGGCGCCGAAGTCGGTTGTCAGGGCGAGGTCGGCTCAGCCTGTGCGATGGCGGCGGCGGGGCTGGCGGAGATTCTGGGTGCTACGCCGGAGCAGTTGTGCAACGCGGCGGAAATCGGCCTGGAACATAACCTTGGCCTGACCTGCGATCCGGTGGGCGGGCTTGTGCAGGTGCCGTGCATCGAGCGCAACGCGATTGCGGCGGTGAAAGCGATCAACGCGGCGCAGATGGCTTTGCGTGGTGATGGTCAGCACTTCATTTCGCTGGACCGGGTGATCCGCACCATGCGCGATACCGGGGCCGACATGCATGACAAATATAAAGAGACGTCGCGGGGTGGGTTGGCGGTCAGTGCTGTGGAGTGCTGA
- a CDS encoding choline ABC transporter substrate-binding protein yields MKGSPSLLLAAMLSLPLLAQAAEPAQCSTVNFSDVGWTDITATTATTSVVLNALGYKTKTTMISVPVTYKSLADGKNMDVFLGNWMPTMENDIKAYREAGTVETVRTNLKGAKYTLAVPQALYDKGLHDFADIAKFKKELDGKIYGIEPGNDGNRLIQSMIDKDAFGLKTAGFKVVESSEAGMLSQVDRAQKRDTAVVFLGWAPHPMNKRFKIQYLTGGDDFFGPDFGAATVATNTRKGYATECSNVGQLLKNLEFTVDMESELMGNILDDKMKPDAAAKAWLKKNPQVLDTWLAGVTTIDGKPGLEAVKAKIAQ; encoded by the coding sequence ATGAAAGGTTCCCCGTCGTTGTTGTTGGCCGCCATGCTGAGTCTGCCGTTACTGGCTCAAGCCGCAGAACCGGCGCAGTGCAGTACCGTTAACTTCTCCGATGTCGGCTGGACCGACATCACCGCCACCACGGCAACCACCTCCGTCGTGCTCAACGCCCTCGGCTACAAGACCAAGACCACCATGATCTCCGTGCCTGTGACCTACAAGTCGCTGGCCGACGGCAAGAACATGGACGTGTTCCTCGGCAACTGGATGCCGACCATGGAAAACGACATCAAGGCCTACCGCGAAGCCGGCACCGTGGAAACCGTGCGCACCAACCTCAAGGGCGCCAAGTACACCCTCGCCGTGCCGCAAGCCCTGTACGACAAAGGTCTGCATGACTTCGCCGACATCGCCAAATTCAAGAAAGAACTCGACGGCAAGATCTATGGCATCGAGCCTGGCAACGACGGCAACCGTCTGATCCAGAGCATGATCGACAAAGATGCCTTCGGCCTGAAAACCGCCGGCTTCAAAGTCGTCGAGTCCTCCGAAGCGGGCATGCTCTCGCAGGTTGACCGCGCGCAGAAACGCGACACCGCCGTGGTCTTCCTCGGCTGGGCGCCGCACCCGATGAACAAGCGCTTCAAGATTCAATACCTGACCGGCGGCGATGACTTCTTCGGCCCGGATTTCGGCGCCGCGACGGTGGCGACCAACACCCGCAAGGGTTACGCCACCGAATGCAGCAACGTCGGCCAGTTGCTGAAGAACCTGGAGTTCACCGTCGACATGGAAAGTGAACTGATGGGCAACATCCTCGACGACAAGATGAAGCCTGACGCGGCCGCCAAGGCCTGGCTGAAAAAGAATCCACAGGTGCTCGATACCTGGCTCGCTGGCGTGACCACCATTGACGGTAAACCTGGCCTGGAGGCCGTGAAAGCCAAGATTGCTCAGTAA
- the choW gene encoding choline ABC transporter permease subunit: protein MLIDQKIPLGQYIAGFVEWLTQHGANTFDAIAVTLETMIHGVTFALTWFNPFVLIGLIALLAHFIQRKWGLTAFVIASFLLILNLGYWQETMETLAQVMFATLVCVVIGVPLGIVAAHKPMFYTVMRPVLDLMQTVPTFVYLIPTLTLFGLGVVPGLISTVVFAIAAPIRLTYLGIRDVPQELMDAGKAFGCSRRQLLSRIELPHAMPSIAAGITQCIMLSLSMVVIAALVGADGLGKPVVNALNTADIALGFEAGLAIVLLAIMLDRICKQPDAKVGGDA, encoded by the coding sequence ATGCTGATTGATCAGAAAATACCTTTAGGCCAGTACATCGCGGGCTTCGTTGAATGGTTGACGCAACACGGCGCCAACACTTTCGACGCAATCGCCGTGACGCTGGAAACGATGATCCACGGCGTGACGTTTGCGCTCACCTGGTTCAACCCTTTTGTCTTGATCGGCCTCATTGCCCTCCTCGCCCATTTCATCCAGCGCAAATGGGGGCTGACTGCTTTTGTGATTGCGTCCTTCTTGCTGATCCTCAATCTGGGGTACTGGCAGGAAACCATGGAAACCCTCGCCCAGGTCATGTTCGCGACCCTGGTCTGCGTGGTCATCGGCGTGCCGTTGGGCATCGTCGCCGCGCACAAACCGATGTTCTACACGGTGATGCGTCCGGTACTCGATCTGATGCAGACCGTACCGACCTTCGTTTACCTCATTCCTACCCTGACCCTCTTCGGGCTGGGTGTGGTGCCAGGCCTGATCTCCACGGTGGTGTTCGCCATCGCTGCGCCGATCCGCCTTACCTACCTGGGCATCCGCGATGTCCCGCAAGAACTGATGGACGCCGGCAAGGCCTTCGGCTGCTCGCGCCGCCAATTGCTCTCACGGATCGAACTGCCTCACGCCATGCCGAGCATCGCGGCCGGCATCACCCAGTGCATCATGCTGTCGCTGTCGATGGTGGTGATCGCGGCACTGGTGGGCGCCGACGGACTCGGCAAACCGGTGGTCAACGCACTGAACACTGCTGATATCGCTCTGGGCTTCGAAGCGGGCCTGGCGATCGTACTGCTGGCGATCATGCTCGACCGTATCTGCAAACAACCCGACGCTAAAGTAGGGGGTGACGCATGA